In one window of uncultured Acetobacteroides sp. DNA:
- a CDS encoding glycyl-radical enzyme activating protein: MEKGVVFDIKRFAVNDGPGIRTAVFLKGCPLRCQWCHNPEGLCKEIEQSTKTVKVDGVDYAMPYSIGYEITADELTKELLKDCIFMEESGGGVTFSGGEPMLQHEFLQQVLEKLHQRGIHTAVDTSGLTPWTNIESIIPFTSLFLYDLKCIDEERHRQFTGVSNDIILDNLRKLSERGVPVQIRIPVIPTFNYNDEEMSSILSFVAQLRNVVRVDLLPYHTIAQSKYERLGISNSLFEHKSLKNEELQSYFTLFQEQGVKVSIGG; encoded by the coding sequence ATGGAGAAAGGAGTTGTATTTGACATCAAGCGCTTTGCGGTAAACGACGGCCCTGGGATACGCACAGCTGTATTCCTAAAGGGATGCCCTCTACGCTGCCAGTGGTGCCATAACCCCGAAGGCTTATGCAAGGAAATAGAGCAATCTACCAAAACGGTAAAGGTTGATGGGGTAGATTACGCCATGCCCTACAGCATTGGCTACGAAATAACGGCCGATGAGCTGACAAAGGAGCTGCTAAAGGATTGCATTTTTATGGAGGAGTCGGGCGGTGGCGTGACCTTTTCGGGTGGTGAGCCGATGCTCCAGCATGAGTTTCTACAGCAGGTGCTCGAAAAGCTTCACCAGAGAGGGATTCATACGGCGGTGGACACCTCGGGGCTTACGCCTTGGACGAACATCGAGAGCATCATCCCCTTTACCAGCCTCTTCCTCTACGACCTTAAGTGCATCGACGAGGAGAGGCATCGCCAATTCACGGGCGTTTCGAACGACATCATACTTGATAACCTTAGGAAGCTGTCGGAGCGAGGCGTCCCTGTACAGATTCGCATCCCTGTAATACCAACCTTTAACTACAACGACGAGGAGATGAGCAGCATTCTGTCGTTTGTTGCCCAGCTGAGGAACGTGGTAAGGGTTGATCTGCTTCCCTATCACACCATCGCCCAGTCGAAGTACGAGCGGTTGGGCATCAGCAATTCGCTTTTTGAGCATAAATCGCTGAAGAATGAGGAGCTACAGAGCTACTTTACCCTGTTCCAGGAGCAAGGAGTAAAGGTATCAATTGGAGGATAA
- the hypD gene encoding trans-4-hydroxy-L-proline dehydratase, with translation MNERVKRLREETLNAVNTLSSERGVLITEFYKSIENVNLSVPVQRAMAFEYILTHKRLYIGDGELIVGERGPKPKATPTYPEICVHTQEDLDILNTRKNVSFKVDEQTRKDFRDIITPYWTGKNNRERIMQSMSPAWKQAFEAGIFTEFMEQRAPGHTVCGGKIYQMGMNDFIAQIDKELEKRSNGDITQIEELKAMRIAANAIITFANRHADVLELLAKSEADPIRKDELQKMAEVCRKIPANKPTTFHEALQYYWFMHLGVVTELNPWDAFNPGRLDQHLEPFYTKGIEEGTLTYEQARELLQCFWVKFNNHPSPPKVGITAQESSTYTDFCLINVGGVKDNGADGVNEVSFLILDVIEEMRLLQPSSMVQLSKKNPDSFIDRAIKISKTGFGQPSIFNTDAMVQEMLRQGKSIVDARRGGASGCVEVGAFGTEAYWLTGYFNLPKILELTLNNGFDPRTNTQMGLRTGDATTFTSYEQLLEAFEKQVNHFMQIKIEGNLKNEQIFGEFMPVPFLSLLIDDCITTGKDYCSGGARYNTTYVQGVGLGTITDCLSSLRYHVYEKGSATMQAMLDAIKDNFVGHEALRNELIFNTPKYGNDDDRADRCLNEVFEIYYNAVDGKPNARGGVHRVDLLPTTCHIYFGKVTGALPDGRKATTPLSEGISPSQGCDTHGPTAVVKSAAKIDHVRTGGTLLNMKFAPQFFNGDEAIRRVSSLVRSYFRLDGHHIQFNVVNADTLRKAQQHPELYRDLIVRVAGFSDYFNDLGPELQNEIISRTEHETV, from the coding sequence ATGAACGAACGAGTTAAAAGACTGAGAGAGGAGACCCTGAATGCGGTCAACACGCTATCGTCGGAGAGAGGAGTACTTATCACGGAGTTCTACAAGAGCATTGAAAACGTAAACCTTTCGGTGCCAGTACAGCGCGCGATGGCGTTTGAATACATCCTAACCCATAAAAGACTTTACATCGGCGATGGAGAGCTGATTGTTGGCGAGCGTGGACCAAAGCCAAAGGCAACGCCAACCTATCCGGAGATATGCGTACACACGCAGGAGGACTTGGATATCCTAAATACGCGCAAGAATGTATCGTTTAAGGTTGATGAGCAAACCCGAAAAGACTTTCGGGATATCATCACTCCCTACTGGACGGGGAAGAATAACCGTGAGCGCATTATGCAATCCATGAGTCCAGCGTGGAAGCAGGCCTTTGAAGCGGGTATCTTCACCGAGTTTATGGAGCAGCGCGCTCCTGGGCATACGGTGTGCGGCGGAAAAATCTACCAGATGGGGATGAATGACTTCATCGCACAAATAGATAAGGAGCTGGAGAAGCGTAGCAATGGTGATATCACCCAAATTGAGGAGCTAAAGGCCATGCGAATTGCGGCCAACGCCATCATTACTTTTGCCAACCGCCATGCCGATGTACTGGAACTACTAGCAAAAAGCGAGGCTGACCCAATCAGAAAGGATGAGCTGCAAAAAATGGCTGAGGTTTGCCGCAAAATTCCCGCCAATAAACCGACCACCTTTCACGAGGCGCTGCAATACTACTGGTTTATGCACCTTGGAGTGGTGACAGAGCTCAACCCTTGGGATGCATTCAATCCGGGAAGGCTTGATCAACATCTTGAGCCATTCTACACGAAAGGAATCGAGGAGGGTACGCTAACCTACGAGCAGGCCCGCGAGCTGCTGCAGTGCTTCTGGGTGAAGTTCAACAACCACCCATCGCCACCAAAGGTGGGCATCACCGCTCAGGAGAGCAGCACTTACACCGATTTCTGCCTTATCAACGTTGGTGGGGTGAAGGATAACGGTGCTGATGGTGTAAACGAGGTTTCGTTCCTCATCCTCGACGTGATTGAGGAGATGCGCCTGCTGCAACCTAGCTCGATGGTGCAGCTTTCGAAGAAGAATCCCGATAGCTTTATCGACCGTGCCATCAAAATAAGCAAAACCGGCTTTGGGCAGCCCTCCATCTTCAATACCGACGCGATGGTGCAGGAGATGCTGCGCCAGGGGAAGAGCATTGTTGATGCACGAAGGGGTGGTGCAAGCGGCTGCGTAGAGGTGGGCGCGTTCGGAACCGAGGCGTACTGGCTTACCGGCTACTTTAACTTGCCCAAGATACTGGAGCTGACGCTGAACAACGGTTTTGACCCGAGAACGAACACCCAGATGGGCCTAAGAACCGGTGATGCTACCACGTTTACCAGCTACGAGCAGCTGCTGGAGGCTTTTGAGAAGCAGGTAAACCATTTTATGCAGATAAAGATTGAGGGTAACCTAAAGAACGAGCAGATTTTTGGCGAGTTCATGCCTGTTCCGTTCCTGTCGCTGCTTATTGACGACTGCATTACCACTGGAAAGGACTACTGTTCGGGTGGTGCTCGCTACAATACCACCTACGTTCAGGGGGTTGGGCTGGGAACCATCACCGATTGCCTGTCGTCGCTGCGCTACCACGTGTACGAGAAGGGCAGCGCTACCATGCAGGCGATGCTCGACGCCATAAAGGATAACTTCGTGGGCCATGAGGCGCTCCGAAACGAGCTTATCTTCAACACTCCAAAATATGGCAACGACGACGACCGTGCCGATCGCTGCCTCAACGAGGTATTTGAGATATACTACAATGCAGTAGATGGAAAACCTAACGCGCGCGGTGGCGTTCACCGTGTAGACCTGCTGCCCACCACCTGCCACATCTACTTCGGCAAGGTTACCGGGGCGCTGCCCGATGGACGCAAGGCTACGACTCCGCTTTCGGAGGGGATCTCGCCATCGCAGGGCTGCGATACGCATGGGCCAACAGCCGTCGTTAAATCGGCAGCTAAGATAGACCATGTTAGAACTGGGGGAACGCTGCTAAACATGAAGTTCGCCCCTCAATTCTTCAACGGAGACGAGGCAATCCGCAGGGTGTCGAGCTTGGTGCGCAGCTACTTCAGGCTCGACGGTCACCACATCCAGTTTAACGTGGTGAACGCCGATACGCTCCGTAAGGCGCAGCAGCATCCGGAGCTCTACAGGGATCTTATTGTACGCGTTGCCGGATTTAGCGACTACTTCAACGATCTGGGACCGGAACTGCAGAACGAAATCATCAGCCGCACCGAGCACGAAACGGTGTAG